A segment of the Caldalkalibacillus uzonensis genome:
TGATCAGCTATCAACCGGAGAAAAAGCAGGCCTTTGTGATTGAAGACCCGGAGCTCCTCTCTTTCAATCAAGTGTCACCGAAACAACAGGCAGAGCAATTGCTGAAAATGATACAAGACACCCATGATGTCGCATTGGGAGGCGAGGAGGAAATCGCAGGACGCAGCACCTATCACGTCAGTGCTCGGGCACAGGAAACGACATCATTATTTGGAGATCAGGAACTGTGGATTGATAAGGAGAACTGGTTGGTGTTAAAAATGATTTCCATCTCTGGTGACATGAAGACCGAACTGGTGTATACCAAAGTGGAATTCAATCCGGAGATTCCAGCCGAAACATTTACACTAGAACTCCCGGATGATGTTCATATCTTGAATCTGGATGAGATGAATAAGACCAGGGAAGTGACGCTTGCTGAAGCAGCAGAGAACATTGGACACCCTTTTCTCCACTTCCCTGAAACGGATGGGCTGACCATTGCGCGTGTTGAACTGCTTGAATTAAAAGGAGAGCTGGACAGAACAGAAGTGAATGTGGATTATCATCAAGATGGACTGCCTTATTTAACGTTGACTGTCTTCCAGTCCCCTCAAGATGAAGGGGAGCCGGAAATGTTCCCGGGTGAGGAAGCTGTCACCATTCGCGGCCAAGAAGGGACATATATGGAAATGAATGATTTCCGCTCTCTGTATTGGCAGGAAAATGGCTTGAATTATTCGATCATATTGGTTGATCCTCACTTGACGGTGAAAGATTTAAAGGTGTTGGCAGATAAAATGACACCTGTTAAATAACGTCAGAGAATATACGAATAATAGAAACTGCTCTGACTCCTATCCTTTATCTACTGATTGCAAGTGAGTCTTAGAAAAAGATAAGACTATCATTCAAGGTATTGATTGTGTAGTATTAATAAGTAGTCCAATTTTACCATATCATATTTGATTTTAAAG
Coding sequences within it:
- a CDS encoding LolA family protein, producing MKLIKIVGIMSMIGVIAIGLMGCSSEGNQFLPEQVLKNALESASELGDYYAEAEMKIYEKDTILEHMLVKEWVSEDGKRRTEIESQDGSETSIAVNDGERLISYQPEKKQAFVIEDPELLSFNQVSPKQQAEQLLKMIQDTHDVALGGEEEIAGRSTYHVSARAQETTSLFGDQELWIDKENWLVLKMISISGDMKTELVYTKVEFNPEIPAETFTLELPDDVHILNLDEMNKTREVTLAEAAENIGHPFLHFPETDGLTIARVELLELKGELDRTEVNVDYHQDGLPYLTLTVFQSPQDEGEPEMFPGEEAVTIRGQEGTYMEMNDFRSLYWQENGLNYSIILVDPHLTVKDLKVLADKMTPVK